In one Streptomyces sp. T12 genomic region, the following are encoded:
- a CDS encoding V-type ATPase 116kDa subunit family protein — MLRAEAAAPVRMRRVAIVAPEPALRESLVRIAEAGCVEIDLARDGGPDVRGPAATSLQRLRTEPSQPVLSEASPDLDALEREGRTDLLAGEAQLEERLGSAVRHGAVAALAGWCPEAEVGATAARIAGAGGALVPLRTPRGVDPPTLLIGADVAHPAYTARTLRRSFTPLVSTYGTVPYADLDPTMPAGIVYVVMFGLMFGDAGHGLLLVVIALLLRAGRPRRAATLRPLWPFVAGAGLAATLAGVAYGEFFGPTGVLPVLWLEPLEEPMRLLATAVGLGAVLLAVAYAAGIVNRWREGGPAAALYATTGIAGAALYLGLAAVAGYIWLGQAAYGVLGAAIATAGLALVGVGLYATTAGGVGGAVQTGIQLFDAVVRIGSNVVSFARLAAFGLTHAALGAIVWDGTTALAGRGPVGVAAAVLVFLAGNALAFALEALVAGVQALRLEFYELFSRLFEGEGRPFRPWRLPVEHLTGPGTDVGPLATAEAAGRGPARKEEA, encoded by the coding sequence ATGCTCCGGGCTGAGGCGGCGGCCCCGGTCCGGATGCGCAGGGTGGCCATCGTGGCCCCCGAGCCGGCGCTGCGGGAGAGCCTGGTCCGGATTGCCGAGGCGGGCTGCGTCGAGATCGACCTGGCCCGGGACGGCGGGCCGGATGTCCGGGGGCCGGCGGCCACCAGCCTCCAGCGGCTGCGCACCGAGCCGAGCCAACCCGTTCTCAGCGAGGCGTCCCCCGACCTGGACGCCCTGGAGCGTGAGGGCCGGACGGACCTGTTGGCGGGCGAGGCGCAGCTGGAGGAACGACTCGGCAGCGCGGTCCGCCACGGCGCGGTCGCGGCACTGGCCGGCTGGTGCCCCGAAGCCGAGGTGGGCGCCACCGCCGCTCGCATCGCAGGCGCCGGCGGCGCGCTGGTGCCACTGCGGACCCCGCGCGGCGTCGATCCGCCAACCTTGTTGATCGGAGCGGACGTCGCACACCCGGCGTACACGGCGAGGACCCTGCGCCGCTCCTTCACACCTTTGGTCAGCACGTACGGAACCGTGCCCTATGCCGACCTCGACCCCACCATGCCGGCCGGGATCGTCTACGTGGTGATGTTCGGCCTGATGTTCGGCGATGCCGGGCACGGTCTGCTACTGGTCGTCATCGCTCTCCTGCTGCGAGCGGGCCGACCGCGCCGAGCGGCGACGCTGCGCCCGCTGTGGCCCTTCGTCGCCGGCGCCGGGCTCGCCGCCACCCTGGCCGGAGTGGCCTACGGCGAGTTCTTCGGCCCGACCGGGGTGCTCCCCGTGCTGTGGCTGGAACCGCTGGAGGAACCCATGCGGCTGCTGGCCACAGCCGTCGGACTCGGCGCCGTGCTGCTGGCCGTCGCCTATGCCGCGGGGATCGTGAACCGGTGGCGGGAAGGCGGACCCGCGGCAGCGCTGTACGCGACGACCGGAATCGCAGGAGCGGCGCTCTATCTCGGTCTCGCCGCCGTCGCGGGGTACATCTGGCTCGGCCAGGCTGCGTACGGGGTCCTCGGCGCCGCGATCGCGACCGCCGGGCTGGCGCTGGTCGGGGTGGGGCTGTACGCCACCACCGCAGGCGGTGTCGGCGGTGCTGTGCAGACCGGTATCCAGTTGTTCGACGCGGTGGTGCGAATCGGCTCGAACGTCGTGTCGTTCGCACGGCTCGCGGCCTTCGGCCTCACCCATGCGGCGCTGGGGGCGATCGTCTGGGACGGCACGACGGCTTTGGCGGGCCGGGGCCCGGTGGGCGTCGCCGCAGCGGTGCTGGTGTTCCTCGCAGGCAATGCCCTGGCCTTCGCACTGGAGGCACTGGTGGCCGGTGTCCAGGCGCTGCGGCTGGAGTTCTACGAACTGTTCTCCCGGCTCTTCGAGGGCGAGGGCCGCCCCTTCAGGCCCTGGCGTCTGCCCGTGGAGCACCTCACGGGGCCGGGCACCGACGTCGGGCCGCTCGCAACGGCGGAAGCTGCGGGGCGCGGCCCGGCGCGGAAGGAGGAAGCGTGA
- a CDS encoding ATP synthase subunit C encodes MITWFLALPVIVAAFVAVRLVLRRSGRRALWWMVAADAVLLVAAAVVLTLVLGGGTAQAATTVAQDSGSSSAALIGAAIAVAGATIGAGIAVAYTGAAALAALSERPELFGRAMVIVGLAEGIAIYGLVVAVILIGKA; translated from the coding sequence GTGATCACCTGGTTCTTGGCCCTGCCCGTCATCGTGGCGGCATTCGTCGCCGTGCGCCTTGTGCTGCGACGCTCCGGCCGGAGGGCCCTGTGGTGGATGGTCGCGGCGGACGCTGTGCTCCTGGTGGCCGCCGCCGTCGTACTGACCCTGGTTCTCGGTGGAGGAACCGCGCAAGCCGCGACCACGGTGGCACAGGACTCCGGCTCCAGCTCCGCCGCCCTGATCGGCGCCGCGATCGCGGTGGCCGGCGCGACGATCGGAGCGGGCATCGCCGTCGCCTACACCGGTGCGGCGGCCCTCGCGGCGCTCAGCGAACGACCTGAACTCTTCGGCCGTGCCATGGTCATCGTCGGCCTGGCCGAGGGCATCGCCATCTACGGGCTGGTCGTCGCGGTCATCCTGATCGGCAAGGCATGA
- a CDS encoding V-type ATP synthase subunit A, which yields MSRILRVTGPLVEMEYTGGIAMYDLVAIGPAGLPGEVVAISGDVVTVQAYEYTGGLAPGQTALPQGRPLSVRLGPELLGGIFDGLLRPLSGAGDWLLPGAGRHAAEDRTWNFSPLVAEGEQVAQGEALGEVRDAGAVRVRVLVPPGCDGTVEKIAGAGSRTSDATVAVVGGTEVTVDALWPVRVPRPVRERVDSHEALNTGQRVIDLLFPVARGGTVAVPGGFGTGKTVLLQQIAKWCDADVIVYVGCGERGNEMADVITELSELQDPRTGGRLGDRTVTIANTSNMPMMAREASVYTGMTVAEYFRDMGLDVVVIADSTSRWAEALREFASRTGALPAEEGYPAGLASAIAAFYERAAAVTTLGGDRGSVTVIGAVSPPGGDMTEPVTAHTERFVRCLWTLDRDLAYARHYPAVSWAGSFSRDVPVLAAGHRAAGDPAWARRRDRVGAVLAEADRLADLVDLIGIAALPARERISVLAGRLVREGVLQQSALSERDAYCGPEKTAALADAVLAVADRCRELVDSGVPAASLEAIDFGPLLRAREDTGPHDASGVAALQDAMLARLGEVRP from the coding sequence GTGTCCCGGATCCTGCGCGTGACCGGACCGCTGGTCGAGATGGAGTACACGGGCGGCATCGCGATGTACGACCTGGTCGCGATCGGCCCGGCCGGGCTGCCCGGTGAGGTCGTGGCCATCAGCGGCGACGTGGTCACCGTCCAGGCGTACGAGTACACCGGCGGCCTCGCTCCGGGGCAGACTGCACTGCCCCAGGGCCGTCCTCTGTCGGTGCGGCTCGGCCCCGAGCTGCTCGGCGGCATCTTCGACGGCCTGCTGCGCCCCCTGTCCGGTGCGGGCGACTGGCTGCTGCCCGGGGCGGGGCGGCACGCTGCCGAGGATCGCACTTGGAACTTCTCCCCGCTGGTGGCGGAGGGCGAGCAGGTGGCCCAGGGGGAGGCGCTCGGGGAGGTCCGGGACGCGGGAGCGGTGCGGGTGAGGGTCCTCGTGCCGCCCGGCTGCGACGGCACGGTCGAGAAGATCGCCGGTGCTGGGAGCCGTACGAGCGATGCGACGGTGGCCGTGGTGGGCGGCACCGAGGTCACGGTGGATGCCCTGTGGCCGGTGCGTGTGCCGCGCCCGGTGCGGGAGCGTGTCGACAGCCATGAGGCGCTGAACACCGGCCAGCGGGTGATCGACCTGCTCTTCCCCGTGGCCCGGGGCGGCACGGTGGCGGTGCCCGGTGGTTTCGGCACCGGCAAGACGGTGCTGCTGCAGCAGATCGCCAAGTGGTGCGACGCGGACGTCATCGTCTACGTCGGCTGCGGGGAGCGCGGCAACGAGATGGCCGACGTCATCACCGAACTGTCGGAACTCCAGGACCCGCGCACGGGCGGACGCCTTGGGGACCGCACCGTGACGATCGCCAACACCTCCAACATGCCGATGATGGCCCGTGAGGCGAGCGTGTACACGGGGATGACGGTCGCCGAGTACTTCCGGGACATGGGCCTGGACGTGGTCGTCATCGCCGACTCGACCTCCCGGTGGGCCGAGGCGCTGCGTGAGTTCGCCTCGCGGACCGGCGCGCTGCCCGCCGAGGAGGGATACCCGGCCGGACTGGCCTCCGCCATCGCGGCCTTCTACGAGCGGGCTGCTGCCGTGACCACCCTCGGCGGCGACCGGGGCTCGGTCACTGTGATCGGCGCGGTGTCCCCGCCGGGCGGGGACATGACCGAACCGGTGACCGCGCACACCGAACGCTTCGTCCGCTGCCTGTGGACCCTTGACCGCGACCTCGCCTACGCCCGCCACTACCCGGCGGTCTCCTGGGCCGGGTCCTTCTCCCGGGACGTCCCCGTCCTGGCCGCCGGCCACCGGGCAGCCGGCGATCCGGCGTGGGCCAGGCGCCGCGACCGGGTGGGAGCGGTGCTGGCGGAGGCCGACCGGCTGGCCGATCTCGTGGACCTGATCGGGATCGCCGCCCTGCCCGCGCGGGAGCGGATCAGCGTGCTTGCGGGGAGGCTGGTCCGCGAGGGCGTACTGCAGCAGAGCGCGCTGTCGGAGCGGGACGCGTACTGCGGGCCGGAGAAGACGGCCGCCTTGGCCGACGCCGTCCTCGCGGTCGCCGACCGCTGCCGGGAGCTGGTGGACTCCGGTGTCCCAGCGGCCTCGCTCGAGGCGATCGACTTCGGACCGCTGCTGCGTGCCCGCGAGGACACCGGCCCGCACGACGCCTCCGGGGTGGCGGCACTGCAGGACGCGATGCTCGCCAGGCTGGGGGAAGTGCGGCCATGA
- a CDS encoding V-type ATP synthase subunit B, with protein MSLPGGIEYTAVRELRGPLAIVEGVSGVGWDEYVRITLASGERRHGVVLDADRDLAVVQVLEGTAGMDPEGVRAAFLGSPLRIPVGTDWLGRICNGRGEPLDGGPPVLGSHHAEVGGAPINPVRREPPSEPVLTGVGSVDALTTLVRGQKLPVFSVAGLPHLELAAQIAAQATAEGEAFSVVFAGMGLTHADASFVRDALEERSAAGELVLLLNTADDPVIERILTPRIALTVAERLAFTEGRHVLVVMADMTTYAEALREVSAARGEIPARRAYPGYLYSDLASLYERCGRIRGRPGSVTVLPVLTMPAGDITHPVPDLTGYITEGQIVLSPETHARGVYPPLDALSSLSRLMRKGAGPGRTRDDHLDVAAQLLAALARARQVRDLADLVGQAALSPTDRRYLDFDEAFLRDFADQRSDEPRDLDTSLERGWRALLTLPRSQLSMLPARLLDAHGAQDLDDLGDLDGEASR; from the coding sequence ATGAGCCTGCCCGGTGGGATCGAGTACACGGCGGTGCGCGAACTCCGAGGACCGCTCGCGATCGTCGAAGGCGTTTCGGGGGTCGGCTGGGACGAATACGTACGCATCACCCTCGCCTCGGGCGAACGACGCCACGGCGTGGTCCTGGACGCCGATCGCGACCTGGCGGTCGTCCAAGTGCTGGAGGGCACCGCGGGCATGGACCCGGAGGGGGTCCGGGCGGCCTTCTTGGGCAGCCCGCTGCGCATCCCGGTCGGCACGGACTGGCTCGGCCGCATCTGCAACGGCCGCGGTGAGCCCCTCGACGGTGGCCCACCTGTCCTCGGTTCCCACCATGCCGAGGTGGGCGGCGCCCCCATCAACCCGGTGCGGCGCGAGCCGCCGTCCGAACCGGTGCTCACCGGTGTCGGGTCCGTCGACGCCCTGACCACGCTCGTGCGGGGGCAGAAGCTTCCCGTGTTCTCCGTCGCCGGACTGCCGCATCTGGAACTGGCCGCCCAGATCGCCGCCCAGGCCACCGCCGAAGGAGAGGCGTTCAGCGTCGTCTTCGCGGGCATGGGCCTCACCCACGCCGACGCCTCGTTCGTACGCGATGCCCTGGAGGAACGGTCCGCGGCCGGAGAACTGGTCCTGCTGCTGAACACCGCCGACGACCCGGTGATCGAACGGATTCTCACCCCGCGGATCGCGCTCACCGTCGCCGAGCGCCTCGCCTTCACCGAGGGACGGCACGTCCTCGTGGTGATGGCCGACATGACGACGTACGCCGAAGCCCTGCGCGAGGTCTCCGCCGCCCGCGGAGAGATCCCCGCCCGCCGCGCCTACCCCGGCTATCTCTACAGCGACCTGGCCTCTCTGTACGAACGCTGCGGACGCATCCGGGGGCGGCCCGGCTCGGTCACCGTGCTGCCGGTGCTCACCATGCCCGCCGGTGACATCACCCACCCCGTGCCCGACCTGACCGGCTACATCACCGAGGGCCAGATCGTGCTCTCGCCCGAGACGCACGCACGGGGTGTCTACCCGCCGCTGGACGCCCTGTCCTCCCTCTCCCGGCTGATGCGCAAGGGCGCCGGCCCTGGCCGTACCCGCGACGACCACCTCGACGTCGCGGCCCAACTGCTGGCCGCCCTTGCCCGCGCGCGGCAGGTCCGCGATCTGGCCGACCTGGTCGGCCAGGCGGCGCTGAGCCCCACCGACCGCCGCTACCTGGACTTCGACGAGGCGTTCCTGCGGGACTTCGCCGACCAGCGCAGCGACGAACCACGCGACCTCGACACCTCGCTGGAACGCGGCTGGCGGGCCCTGCTCACGCTGCCCCGCAGCCAGCTCTCCATGCTCCCCGCCCGGCTTCTCGACGCCCATGGGGCGCAGGACCTCGACGATCTCGGCGATCTCGACGGGGAGGCGTCCCGATGA
- a CDS encoding V-type ATP synthase subunit D: MTGTRRRTPPGRAGRLRLRHNLDVAVRGADLLEQKLRILRSEHQRLLHAEEAAGRAWRELLSEAEDWLLRGLLLGGEGALDSAAAGIGPAEVTVHWTVSMGVRHPAGVATSVPDRPLTAAAPSNTALVHAEAAYARAVRAAAEYAAAHAAAELVGAEVISTRHRVRALRRHWIPRLREELDRADLALEQAEHEDSVRRRWAARTTAG, from the coding sequence ATGACCGGCACCCGCCGACGTACGCCGCCCGGTCGTGCAGGACGGCTGCGGCTGCGGCACAACCTCGATGTCGCCGTGCGCGGAGCCGACCTGCTGGAACAGAAGCTGCGCATCCTCCGCTCCGAGCACCAGCGGCTGCTGCACGCGGAGGAAGCGGCTGGGCGGGCCTGGCGGGAGCTGCTGTCCGAGGCCGAGGACTGGCTGCTGCGGGGCCTGCTCCTGGGCGGGGAAGGGGCCCTCGACTCGGCCGCCGCGGGCATCGGCCCCGCCGAGGTCACGGTGCACTGGACCGTCTCCATGGGAGTACGTCACCCGGCGGGGGTCGCTACGTCCGTGCCCGACCGTCCGCTCACCGCCGCCGCCCCCTCCAACACGGCGCTGGTGCACGCCGAGGCGGCCTACGCCCGTGCGGTGCGCGCCGCCGCCGAGTACGCGGCCGCCCACGCCGCCGCCGAGTTGGTCGGCGCGGAGGTCATCAGTACCCGGCACCGGGTCCGTGCGCTGCGGCGCCACTGGATCCCTCGCCTGCGGGAGGAACTCGACCGGGCCGACCTGGCCTTGGAGCAGGCCGAGCACGAGGACAGTGTCCGGCGGCGCTGGGCAGCTCGGACGACCGCCGGGTGA
- a CDS encoding TrkA family potassium uptake protein codes for MNVLIAGAGRLGTQIAQVLFAARNEVTLIDVDDDRMAELQGRLPAVRLVAGDACEPTLLEHAGVLTADLVIATTGDDEDNLVISLLAKRQFSVPRVAARVNDADNAWLFDGRWGVDVAVPAATPLISLIEEATGATDTVALLRLSKAGVDVIETAITPQSGAVGRLLGDIRLPEGTVVATIVREGQPTVPDPAIRLAAGDELLLVSHSATEQEIHAAFQ; via the coding sequence GTGAATGTGCTCATCGCCGGCGCGGGGCGGCTCGGCACCCAGATCGCCCAGGTGCTCTTCGCGGCCCGCAACGAGGTCACGCTGATCGACGTCGACGACGACCGCATGGCCGAACTTCAGGGCCGCCTCCCGGCCGTGCGCCTGGTAGCAGGGGACGCCTGCGAACCGACTCTCCTTGAACACGCCGGCGTCCTGACCGCCGATCTTGTCATCGCCACCACCGGGGACGACGAGGACAACCTCGTCATCAGCCTGCTCGCCAAGCGGCAGTTCTCGGTGCCGCGCGTGGCCGCCCGGGTCAACGATGCCGACAACGCCTGGCTGTTCGACGGGCGCTGGGGCGTCGACGTCGCCGTTCCCGCGGCCACCCCACTGATCTCCCTCATCGAGGAGGCCACCGGGGCCACCGACACGGTCGCCCTGCTGCGGCTCAGCAAGGCCGGCGTCGACGTCATCGAGACGGCCATAACGCCGCAGTCCGGGGCTGTGGGCCGACTCCTGGGCGACATCCGGCTGCCCGAAGGGACAGTCGTCGCCACGATCGTCCGCGAGGGACAGCCCACGGTGCCGGATCCGGCGATCCGGCTCGCGGCCGGGGACGAACTCCTGCTCGTCTCGCACTCAGCCACCGAGCAGGAGATCCACGCAGCGTTCCAGTGA
- a CDS encoding TrkA family potassium uptake protein, with translation MKVIVVGCGRVGSTLAGLLATEGHDVRVVDRRPKAARRLPDSPRIRFHEGNGYSRAVLRTAGIEHADAFVAVTSGDNSNIVSARTAKETYRVPIVLARIYDPRRADIYRELGIPTIASVRWTVHQIHQMLLHRHLSPELSFGNGETLLIRSEVPDYLIGRRLTEFDVDGEIRVVEVTRAGRSLIPAHSTPAQAGDLVTFAVAATALGRLRGFLDKELGT, from the coding sequence ATGAAGGTGATCGTCGTCGGCTGCGGACGGGTGGGATCCACGCTCGCCGGTCTGCTCGCCACAGAAGGGCACGACGTGCGGGTCGTCGACCGGCGTCCCAAGGCGGCCCGGCGGCTGCCCGACAGCCCCCGCATCCGCTTCCACGAGGGCAACGGCTACAGCCGCGCCGTGCTCCGGACCGCCGGGATCGAGCACGCGGACGCGTTCGTGGCCGTCACCTCCGGGGACAACAGCAACATCGTCAGCGCGCGTACGGCGAAGGAGACCTACCGGGTGCCGATCGTCCTCGCCCGCATCTACGATCCCCGGCGCGCCGACATCTACCGCGAACTCGGCATCCCCACCATTGCCAGCGTCCGCTGGACCGTGCACCAGATCCACCAGATGCTGCTGCACCGCCATCTGAGCCCCGAACTCAGCTTCGGCAACGGAGAGACGCTGCTCATCCGCTCCGAGGTGCCGGACTACCTCATCGGGCGGCGGCTGACCGAGTTCGACGTCGACGGCGAGATCCGCGTCGTCGAGGTCACCCGCGCGGGCCGGTCCCTGATCCCGGCGCACAGCACGCCCGCGCAGGCCGGCGACCTGGTCACCTTCGCTGTCGCCGCCACCGCGCTGGGCAGGCTGCGCGGCTTTCTCGACAAGGAGCTGGGGACGTGA
- a CDS encoding cation-transporting P-type ATPase has product MRTGTDPLVPSGGKGGVAGATSGSVRRPPVRELAAGEVFTALDTSRRGLSAVQARARLEQYGANELPRAGRRAVWRQLAAQFTDLFAVVLIVASGITFLAYALEEPPDVGTLQLAVAILGVVMLNAAIGFAQEYSAERTAQALEAMVPHTCRVLRGGERLELPTRELVPGDVVLLEAGDAVSADCRVVEAHELAVNNAPLTGESNAVGRTADAVAAGPPLEARDCVFMGTDVVAGSGRAVVFATGPTTEFGRIYRLAAAAPRQKTPLQLQVASMARRVSGAALAIGALMFAVRIPTGESAVTAFVFALGVMVALVPEGLPATLSVSLAIGVRRMARRHALIKQLLAVEALGSTTVVCTDKTGTLTQAEMTVTQVWAGDAPHPVTGVGYAPSGELADAAPVRELLRAAGLCCNARLVPPQGPREHWRVLGDTTEGALLVVAAKAGLDLVAEEAAAPRVTEFPFDSSRKLMTTVHKSATGYQACVKGAPVELLARCTDAEWEGRRGPLTEQDRAAVVTASDALASQGLRVLAVARRELDGPRPTQDEAESRLTLLGLVGMLDPPRPEVSDAVAACRRAGIRIVMVTGDHPLTGEAVARRVGIVRRPDPVVVTGARLDAMDDEALDALLAEPSELLLCRVSPEHKMRVVTAFQRRGEVVAVTGDGANDAPALKHADIGVAMGASGTDVAREAASMVLLDDSFASIAAAVRLGRAVYQNIRKFLVYLFSHNIGELVPILAATFAGFPLVPISAVQILAIDLGSDVLPALALGAEPPEPDVMDRPPRSRRERLFSGPLVGRILFLGGIQAVCVTGVFFWHIGSSGIPFDDFTEDTLVYQEAITMVQAGIVLSQFFNALAVRTDRQSILKVGLLSNPALLAAGGFGVALMAAISYLPPLQAVFNTAPLDAADWVVLAGLGTLPLLADEARKTWQRRRADRRKGAPR; this is encoded by the coding sequence ATGCGCACCGGTACGGACCCGCTGGTACCGAGCGGCGGGAAGGGCGGGGTGGCCGGTGCCACGTCCGGTTCCGTACGGCGTCCTCCGGTACGGGAACTCGCCGCCGGTGAGGTCTTCACCGCACTGGACACGTCACGGCGCGGTCTGTCGGCGGTTCAGGCACGGGCGAGGCTGGAGCAGTACGGGGCCAACGAACTGCCGCGTGCGGGGCGCCGCGCCGTGTGGCGGCAGCTGGCGGCGCAGTTCACGGACCTCTTCGCGGTGGTGCTGATCGTCGCGTCGGGGATCACCTTCCTGGCGTACGCGCTGGAGGAGCCGCCTGACGTCGGCACCCTCCAGCTTGCGGTGGCAATCCTGGGCGTCGTGATGCTGAACGCCGCCATCGGCTTCGCACAGGAGTACTCGGCCGAACGGACGGCCCAGGCGCTGGAGGCGATGGTGCCCCACACCTGCCGGGTGCTCCGCGGCGGCGAACGCCTGGAGCTGCCGACTCGGGAGCTGGTGCCGGGCGACGTGGTGCTGCTGGAGGCCGGCGACGCGGTGTCGGCGGACTGCCGGGTGGTCGAGGCGCACGAACTCGCGGTGAACAACGCGCCGTTGACCGGGGAGAGCAACGCCGTGGGCCGCACGGCCGACGCGGTGGCGGCCGGACCGCCGCTGGAAGCCCGCGACTGCGTGTTCATGGGGACCGACGTCGTCGCCGGGTCCGGGCGGGCCGTCGTCTTCGCCACCGGTCCGACGACCGAGTTCGGGCGGATCTACCGGCTGGCCGCGGCTGCCCCGCGGCAGAAGACCCCGTTGCAGCTCCAGGTGGCCTCGATGGCGCGACGGGTGTCGGGGGCGGCTCTGGCCATCGGTGCCCTGATGTTCGCCGTGCGGATACCCACCGGGGAGTCCGCGGTGACCGCGTTCGTCTTCGCGCTGGGGGTGATGGTGGCCCTGGTCCCGGAAGGGCTGCCCGCCACGCTGTCGGTGTCGCTGGCGATCGGCGTGCGGCGGATGGCGCGCCGCCATGCCCTGATCAAACAGCTGCTGGCAGTGGAGGCGCTCGGGTCGACCACGGTCGTGTGCACCGACAAGACCGGGACTCTCACGCAGGCGGAGATGACCGTCACCCAGGTGTGGGCGGGGGATGCGCCGCACCCGGTGACCGGTGTCGGATACGCGCCGAGCGGCGAGCTCGCCGACGCGGCGCCGGTGCGCGAGCTGCTGCGGGCGGCGGGCCTGTGCTGCAACGCCCGGCTGGTCCCCCCTCAGGGCCCCCGGGAGCACTGGCGGGTGCTCGGCGACACCACCGAGGGAGCGCTGCTCGTCGTCGCCGCCAAGGCCGGGCTCGACCTGGTCGCGGAGGAGGCCGCAGCGCCGCGGGTGACGGAGTTCCCCTTCGATTCCAGCCGCAAGCTGATGACCACCGTGCACAAGAGCGCCACGGGCTACCAGGCGTGCGTCAAGGGAGCGCCCGTCGAATTGCTGGCGCGCTGCACCGACGCGGAGTGGGAGGGCCGGCGCGGGCCACTGACCGAGCAGGACCGAGCAGCGGTCGTCACGGCGAGTGACGCGCTGGCGTCGCAGGGGCTGCGGGTGCTGGCCGTCGCGCGGCGGGAGCTGGACGGACCCCGTCCCACGCAGGACGAGGCCGAGTCCCGACTCACGCTGCTGGGCCTGGTCGGCATGCTGGACCCGCCGCGTCCGGAGGTCAGCGACGCGGTCGCCGCATGCCGCCGGGCCGGCATCCGGATCGTCATGGTCACCGGCGACCACCCGCTCACCGGGGAAGCCGTGGCCCGCCGCGTGGGGATCGTACGGCGGCCGGATCCGGTCGTGGTGACGGGCGCCCGGCTCGACGCGATGGACGACGAGGCGCTCGACGCGCTGCTCGCCGAGCCGTCCGAGCTGCTGCTGTGCCGGGTCAGCCCGGAACACAAGATGCGTGTGGTCACCGCCTTCCAGCGGCGGGGCGAGGTGGTGGCGGTCACCGGCGACGGCGCGAACGACGCCCCCGCGCTCAAGCACGCGGACATCGGCGTGGCAATGGGAGCGTCGGGCACCGACGTGGCTCGGGAGGCGGCGTCGATGGTGCTGCTGGACGACTCGTTCGCCTCCATCGCGGCGGCGGTGCGGCTCGGCCGGGCGGTCTACCAGAACATCCGCAAGTTCCTCGTCTACCTCTTCAGTCACAACATCGGGGAGCTGGTCCCGATCCTGGCGGCGACCTTCGCCGGATTCCCGCTGGTGCCCATCAGCGCGGTGCAGATCCTGGCGATCGACCTGGGATCCGACGTGCTGCCCGCCTTGGCCCTGGGCGCGGAGCCGCCGGAGCCCGATGTGATGGACCGCCCGCCGCGCTCCCGCCGGGAACGTCTGTTCTCGGGCCCCCTGGTGGGGCGGATCCTGTTCCTGGGCGGCATCCAGGCCGTCTGCGTGACCGGCGTGTTCTTCTGGCACATCGGTTCCTCGGGCATCCCGTTCGACGACTTCACCGAGGACACCCTCGTCTACCAGGAGGCGATCACCATGGTCCAGGCCGGGATCGTGCTCAGCCAGTTCTTCAACGCGCTCGCCGTGCGCACCGACCGGCAGAGCATCCTGAAGGTGGGACTTCTGTCCAATCCGGCCCTGCTCGCGGCGGGCGGCTTCGGCGTCGCCCTCATGGCCGCCATCAGCTATCTGCCGCCTCTGCAGGCCGTCTTCAACACCGCCCCGCTCGACGCGGCCGACTGGGTGGTCCTGGCCGGGCTCGGCACCCTGCCCCTGCTCGCGGACGAGGCCCGCAAGACATGGCAGCGCCGCCGCGCAGACCGCCGGAAAGGAGCCCCACGATGA
- a CDS encoding universal stress protein: MTGADGRRPIVVGVDPDPSKRLALAWAADEADRRHVPLRLVHAQGMPTRGYRSGEVRPSWEEWNQALHGLGDQLLKASVAFVESRRPTVEVSTLLAEGEPAWVLGEEARSAALVVVGSWQLSRLREMFTSASVALPLAAHAPCPVAVVPEPEHITQQPAYFVVGVDGSPHSAAAVDVAFEEAALHGGLLRALYVWHPPLLGVLDEDAAMRECRRVLSETVAGRSARYPDVELRHEVVRGHPVQVLTEASEHALGLVVGTRGHGGFTGMLLGSVSQGVLHHARCPVITVPV; this comes from the coding sequence ATGACAGGTGCGGACGGGCGTCGGCCCATCGTGGTGGGCGTCGACCCCGATCCTTCGAAGCGGCTTGCGTTGGCCTGGGCCGCCGATGAAGCGGACCGGAGGCACGTGCCGCTGCGGCTCGTGCATGCCCAGGGCATGCCGACCCGCGGCTATCGGTCGGGAGAGGTACGACCGTCCTGGGAGGAGTGGAACCAGGCCCTGCACGGCCTGGGTGACCAGCTGCTCAAGGCATCGGTCGCCTTCGTCGAATCGCGGCGGCCGACGGTCGAGGTGTCGACGCTGCTGGCGGAGGGAGAGCCGGCGTGGGTGCTGGGCGAGGAGGCGCGGAGCGCCGCCCTGGTCGTGGTGGGCTCCTGGCAGCTGAGCAGACTGCGCGAAATGTTCACCTCCGCCTCCGTGGCGCTCCCGCTCGCCGCTCACGCTCCCTGCCCGGTTGCGGTCGTACCGGAGCCGGAGCACATCACCCAGCAGCCTGCGTACTTCGTGGTCGGCGTCGACGGCAGTCCGCATTCCGCTGCGGCGGTGGATGTGGCGTTCGAGGAAGCGGCTCTGCACGGAGGACTCCTGCGGGCCCTGTACGTGTGGCATCCGCCGCTCCTCGGTGTCCTGGACGAGGATGCCGCGATGCGGGAGTGCCGCCGTGTGCTGTCAGAGACAGTCGCGGGCCGCAGCGCGAGGTACCCGGACGTGGAGCTGCGCCACGAGGTCGTCCGCGGCCACCCGGTGCAGGTCCTGACGGAAGCCTCGGAACACGCCCTAGGTCTGGTCGTGGGAACCCGGGGTCACGGAGGGTTCACGGGCATGCTGCTGGGCTCGGTGAGCCAGGGAGTGCTGCACCACGCCCGCTGCCCCGTCATCACGGTCCCGGTGTGA